The sequence cgctaacctggttttagagaagaaaaccaaaggttagaggagaatcgactctagcgagcgcactagtatcacacagacgtgtggggattagttttgcccaatgctagatgtctcctatatatagtcttcaaatcagggttttgccttagttacaaagcaatcaatattcactattagatgaaaacctgatttagattcaagctaacatttcacaaccgttagatcgaaaacttagcttgtcacacatacttgagatatacgtttactgggtttgtgaaaaccgtgcccaaacgtgtacgtgtatgttggttcaacatagtaacccaaaaggtcaaccatatgtgcatttcatattaaccttgttcttcttcaccataactagttcaattgactcaaatgaactagttagagagttgatcaattgctatgagatcttatgtaactacacaagacacaattgaaacaaagatgattcgattcgattgaatcggctcatgaactttatagacacggtttgcatactgcattccttagtaatttaagtttcatgttcagagcacatctttagatcataacccactcaagtacgcaaacaagttcgcggacttaagacaaccggcagagttttccaaactcagcagaaaatctcggcaaggagacttccgccagttcgcggactaggttcgcggactgagttcgcggactaaacacgcaagcgagtttttggaaaatcccaacagaaattctcggcaagagaacttccgtcagttcgcggactgagttcgcaaactgagttcgcggacttggcaaagccaattcctccagtttctctcaatcaacaaagttcgcaaacttcagattaaggaataagacttatggacatatgtgtttccacacaatgcttatatccatcattggttatatagacctaaactctcattcctaccattgaaacattcttataggacgttatatagttgttacactatttctcgtcaaagcgattttcaaagtgattgaaacattatgactttcatcattaggtgaagataaacccgatcaaagcgaaacgctttaccgacacatgatttcgagatatagataggcgagatatactcggctcgaaatatcaaatgtgtatgatccagtctatatagcatacgacttttgtctcataagaagtaggatataaaagagatagacttttgagtgatagataagttcaagtctccacatacctttttgttgatgaagttccacggttccttgagtagatcttcgtcgttgtacgatgaatcgtcatgaagtccttgagctcaactacacttttctatcctagtctgagacttagctatgtagactagaaatcaagactcatagttttgatcactaacattgacaaacatgcttgagataacaacgcatgcgaggtcgaccgagctatgatctaacaaaagtatatatagctatacgacttagtctcattagaagataaaatagaatagacttctgagtgatagacaagttttagactccacatacctttttttgatgaagttcctccaagctcctcagtagatattcttcttcaattggtgaacgccatgaagtctatagatcaactacacattctgtcctaatccgagacatagctataagtagactagaaatcaagtatatagttttgatcaactaaacttgacaaacaagcttgatatagcaatgcttgcgagttcgatcgagcaatgctctaacactttttgcCTTACTTCTGTACATGCGTAAATAAAATTCGTTGTTTGGTATTTTTCACCCTTTGTTAATGGGTAACCGAGTTTTCACTTTAAACAGTGAAAAATTATCCCTTTGGTAATATGCGCAGTAGCGGTTTTTTAGAACATTTACATGCACAACGTGGTGTGTTTCGCATAAATTGTTTCTCAATACTTGGGTATGTCATATCCTTCCGGaccattcatcatcctaccaagatagctttgtccagaaggtaccTTGGTGGTGTGGGCCCTATGGGAGATACTGTCCCATGTTCAACCCGAAGATCGCTTTACTTAAACGAGGGTATTTATTTCGTGCATATCTTATCTTTTCTTATGCCCCTTTCAATAAGCCCTTCGCCCCAGAGATCCGAGATTGACGTATGCGTATTCATGACTTGCCTCATCGTTCAATGTCAATTCTGGCGGAGGATGTGCATTGTTCCCCTAAGGTTATTTACATTTAGTCACGTGAGTTATATTGCTACAAGGACATAGAAAGCTAACCTTTTTACTTAAGGATGGTTAAAGTGTGTGGCTATTAACCACTACGTCACAGGTTCAATCCCTGTTTCCAGCGCCAAACTGTGGTTACTAATTTTTCGGTAACCTACGTAATGAGATCATCTCAATGGATCAATTACTAAGTTAGCAAAGATATCACAGTTGGGCTGATTCTAAGAAATAAAGATAGGTACGAAATGAGATTTTTTAGATGATCATATACTAAGCAAGTAAAGATACTCCGTAAAAACAGAAACTAAGAAAACAAATGTATGTCTGTGATACAAAGGCGAGTAAGTAGATAAGataaataaagagatatctctGTTAAACAGATAGCTCAGTAGAACATACATCATAGTGTAAGTAAATAATAGTAAGTGCAACCAAGTTAATACATCacacaagatattacgtggttcggttaatTCTAACCTACGTCTATGGGTAAAGATGCTAAATTATTATTGATCTTGATACAAAAGGATGGAGGAACTCCATTAAAGAGAAGATAAAGCTTTGTAAAAGAGAGAGATGAATATAGTGAGAGAAAAATCATTTTCCTAATTTTAGCCAACCCGAAAGTTCCCCCTCATTCTTGAGATAAGGCTGAGTATTTATAGACCCATCTATGTCTGGGACATCTTTGCTGCCTTTTGTTCCGTCGAAATATGATGGTCATTGGTCAATATGGTACTTTCCTTAGCCGTTCACCTACTCCCGCCAGAGGGTGCCACGTATTCCGATCCCACGTGGTTGAAGAGCACGCGCCTTCGTATTTAATGTTGTGTAGACTGCTCAGCCGTCTTTGACAACCAGACACACCCACGTGTCTATAGTGTAGCCTATTGCTTAACAATTAAGCAATCTTGGTAGTGTTGCGGTGTACTCCATTACAATGTACCAATTAACTTTCACCTTTAATAATGCGCCACGCGTGGGCAGAAATATCTTAATAATTAAGCATCCTAAAAAGAGACGTAGTATACGCGGTATTAGTATATTAAATTACTCATACTTTAATCTTGTACCACGTGATAAATATTTGGTATCTACAAGTTACACAAATATATGATCCGCTTTTTCCAAATCAGCATCGACGGTGCCATCACCTCTGGACCTTAAATTGTCTCCCTCTTGTTAATCCACGATTTTGACCGGACCTTAAATTGTCTCCCTCTTGTTAATCCACGGTTAGGAGGTCAAAGTTTTGTGAGGTCAGGATTATGCACGGAACCCGATCTCGGTGGCTGTAGAGCAGGGCCCTTTTGGGAATGTTTTTTTGCAGACCAGTGGGAGTCTATTTCCACTTGTCCCGCACGGGGGGATTTGTTCTAGTTCTAGAAGATAAAAAACGAAATTGAGAGTGGGCTGAATAGAAATGATTGGTATGGTTTGATGATTGATCACTTCGCTTGAGAAAATGTACTTTGCCAGGTTTTGGTGGATTGTAACTTCACTGGGTGCGTGGGAAGTACGTACCGATGTACTCAATAATATCTAATGTACTTAATACTATATCTAATTAATGTGTGTGACTTAATTCGTTAATGTCATCCTAGTGCAATTCCATTTCCAATAATTTCCACCACAAAGCCGAAAGGGCGTTTGGCCTTGTGATCATCAAGCAGTAGTTCCAACTTAAAACACTATCAACATATCTTTTTGTGGAAGACAATCTAGTATGGTGATTACTACTAGTATCTGGCCAAAAGGCCAAAGAATCACTAATGAATTATGGCACCTCAAATACAGAAGAACCGCATCCAAGGACAGGAGTCTAGGGCACCTGCTTAATAAAAGAACGTCTCCCAAATGTTAATAATGAAAGATATCTTATTGATTCAGTGGAGATGATATCACAAACATCAAATAtccatttcttccactactcgcATATTTTATGCATGGCGGATGCtgcttttcttttactttttttccAAAAGGAAAAGTTTAGAAACTTACTGATAAAGAAAGCCTTGCATGTCTCACTTGTTGTCCCTGAATTACGCCCAAATCAATTACAATCCAGTACTACTTTCCACTGTGTAATCAATTCCATTAAGAGAAGTTTCCCTAAACCAGTAATGATCAATTCCGTACGCAAGAGAAGTTTTAGTCCCCCAAAAATGATAGGCTCTTCTTCTTTAATTTATCATCACTGACATTTCTCTACATCTTTTGTTTGCCATCACCCTTTTATTCTTTGCAGCCATATTATTTTTTGACCGATAACGAATTTGGTGCGAACAACCTTTTATTATATTGTTTGCCATCCATTGATTTTACCACTATATGTACTGCACGGGTAGGTGTCTTTCACACCATATGTCCAGCAAATAAAAACAAACAAGCAATTGGCCAAAATAACATGCCCCTACAACTGACGTTAAATTTTTGGCACGTTTGGATGCGCATTGATAAGTTACATTTTGacttaaaattaaaatcaaaaaataagaaaTCAGTAGTTTCAgtataaaattctaaaatttaaagacttaaaggcctagataaataaaattcccacgttgaacggtgaggaaatcCTCGTTTTCTATTGGTTGAAATaggtcttttttgagttttgtgaaacgaacgttttggtgaggacacttggtaaAGTacgattggtttaaaaagaataggaaaaagattaaaaaaaggaaatcaaattcaatttggaattcataaagtgacaatatttaggtgaggacacttggcaacatatGATTGATTTTAAAATTACGAACttaaaaggaaaacctaacttaccacgtttggaattttatggattTCCAATTTCAATTTGGAAAGAGTAATTGTTATATTGGGactattttttccaaattaatatataaagggaaAAAAACCTTCATATTTTTctacgaaaataaaaggaaaaaataaataaaaaatttccacatatcctccacctatttaatgaaTTTGcctcgccacaccaaatcaaaatacATCTCCACAGGgctcaccaaatcaaaaatgcatttccACGAGGTCAGGCGAAGACCCGccacaccaagttaaaaggaaaaaataaataaaattttcacaTATTTTCAACTTATTTCATGTATTTGCCTCGCCatactaaatcaaaaatacatctccatTGGGCGGGGCAAAggcccgcgcacaccaaatcatgCATTTTCATGGGACGAGGCGAAGTCCcgtgcacaccaaatcaaaaatacatcaccACGGGGCAGGGCAAAGCCCCGCACACattaaattaaaagaaaaaatatacccggtgcgtagcacggacaCAAATCTAGTAATTTCTAGAAGCAAAAAAAATTAATCTTTTGTGAAGCAATATAGTTTTGCTTGTCATTTCTGTCTCTGGTATCCCAATGCGTTAGGATGGTAAAAAAATTTGATAATGACACCCGCTAGCGAAAAGTATTAACTTattgtaaaacaaaatatttcaccTTCTCTTTTAGAATTGGTTTCTTTTTCTGGTATCTAAACATCCAAGTACATGATAAGACTCTCGACTTCGTATTTCATGTAAAGCTTGTCTCGGAATTATACGCTAAAAACCATCAGCCAATGAAAAACTAAATAACGAGCTATGGTCGCGGAACCAGGAATTAGTGGAGCTCCAACTTGTAAACAAAGATCGAGTTTAAGTTAGGTCAAAAAGTTAGAATCTTTTCTGGACACTAGACTGATCCACTTGACTCGTGCAGATATCATCTCCACTACTGCTACGTACAACAATTCATAAcctctcttttgtttcttttcatcAATCACTAATTCACCATCTGTTGTGGTATCTGGTTCATAGTGACATATTAAGTAAGAAACCATATCAATATTGCTTTCGTACATTAATTTGGCCATTCCCCTGCTACTACTACATCACTTAATTTGGGATGCAACAAAACATTTTCTTACCTTTATCTTGATATTATTCCATTTCTTTGTTTTACTTATTAAGGCATAAGGGAGTCTGTAGGGCACCTTAAGAAAAGGACGTCCATCCCATTACTCGGTTATATACGCATGCATGCTTGCATTGATTATCCTATATAAACCCATAATGCAATACTTAGAATGTAAAATAAACCCTTAGGCACCAATCCACAGTCCATACAAAAATGGACGATATTAGAAAACCACATAACCAGATTGAGCTAGTAATCGATTCCTCAATCATCACTAATACCCAAACAGCTGCACCTTGTCAGCAAGAACTTTCATTCATTAACAAAAAACACTACTCATCGTCGTTTTCAATCCTAACTAGAATCCATGCCGGTTATTTTAGAATAAGTCTCCCTCTTTGCACTCAAGCCTTACTATGGAAAACATTTGGTGATCAGCCAAATGATCAAGATCCACAGATGTTTCACGGGTTATTACATGCGTTTCCTAGAGCAGCTTTTGTCCTTCTTTGGTGTCTGGCTTTAACCACACTTTTATCTCTATCATTTCTCTACATATTAAAATGTTTTTATCACTTTAAAATGGTGAAATCTGAATACTGTCACCATGTAGGAGTGAACTACTTATTTGCTCCATGGACTTCTTGGCTTCTCTTACTTCAAACTTCACCATTCTTAGCTCCAAAAACTATTTACTTCGCAGCGCTTTGGTGGATATTCATATTGCCAGTTGTAGTGCTTGACTTGAAAATTTATGGACAGTGGTTTACCAAAGGAAAAAGGTTTCTATCAGCAGTGGCAAATCCGACTAGTCAGTTAACAGTTATTGGAAATTTAGTTGGTGCTCGAGTAGCAGCTGAAATGGGATGGAAAGAGAGTGCGATTTGTATTTTTTCATTAGGAATGGCTCATTATCTTGTCTTATTTGTTACGTTATATCAAAGATTAGGTGGAAAGGATCGATTACCCGTTATGTTAAACCCTGTTTACTTCTTGTTCTTCGCGACACCTAGCATGGCAAGTTTAGCTTGGTATTCGATCACTGGAACATTCGATGCCATGTCTAAGAtgcttttctttctctctcttttcctCTTTGCGTCACTGGTAAGTCGCCTGATTTTAGTAAATAGGACCAGTATACTTATCTTAATGTTTTTATTTAAAGTACCAAAGCAGCAACAATTAAGGATCACTTATCCAAACAtatattgcaggtttcaaggccTAATTTGTTCAAGAAATCAATGAAAAGGTTCAATATTGTGTGGTGGGCTTATTCATTTCCATTAACAATGCTTGCATTGGCTTCGATTAAATATTCCAGAGAAGTGAAGAGTAGTGTAAGCCATGGTTTGATGCTCGTGCTATCTGCAACACCCTTTGCGGTATTCTTGGGGTTGTTCGTTTATTCGGCACTTAATTCATCATGTAATTTTTAACTTCTTACCCAAAAGACCTCATGCTGATCCAACTAATATGAACCCTATTACAGATTCTACGAACGTATAACCAGCAGTTTTGCCGTGATGATCCAGCAGTTTTCGCTTTAAGTTTATGTTATGGTTGTTTTCTCTCTAACCAACAGTGAAGTAAAATCATGCAAGTGGCATGCAGTACTTATTAGTACAAATCAGTACATGCCAGTTTACATGAAGCCTTTGATATCTAtgtaacaaatatatataaaattcCTCCCCTTGTTACAAATCCTGCGTCCCGTCTGATTGACCATTATTGTTACTCTTGCAGAGAACCTTCTTCAAAAATCTTGCCCTTCATTATGCTTTTAAATTTGTAACTGTGCAATAACCCTGGGTGTCTGGAGCAGTGGATGTACAATTTAAGATGGTTTGGAATGTGTGGTGTTGTACTGAAAGGCCGAGACCTCAAAGTTTAGGGGTTCTTTAGATCTGGGTAGCCGAAAAAACTCCCTGAACTTGAAGCATGAAATATAAGTATAATAGTATATGGTCATTCTCTGATTGCGCTATACACATGTTTTTATTTGATCACTTAGGCAGAAAGCCACATTTCATGCTTTTATTTACTCAGTTAGATTCTTCGAAAATGCTTTCTATCTACCAGTATTCTTCACGAATACATATAAACCGCCTACTTGTCACAAAAGTGTTAATGGTCTATGGAATTTAGAATGGGACCATCCGCGGGCCTCAAAAGGTTCCCCTTTCCAGATTGGTCTAGATGCATGCCACATAGTTATTACAGTCCGAGTCTGCTTATAAGTTTTTATGATTGGATGTATGCTTGCAACTTTAACTAGAGGCACTGTGGACATGCCTTGTTAATCCGCAAGTATGTGATAATGCATGGTATTTTTAACCTACATCAATAGATTCCTCTTGTTTGAGAAAATGTGCTTTGCTGGGCTCTGGTGGATAGCAACTTAGCTAGCTGGGTCCTCCGTTACAAGTACTAATAATGTACTTAATACTAACACTAATTAAGTGTGGGACTTCGTTAATGTCATCCTAGTACAATTCCATATCCAATAATTTCTTTTTCCACCACAAAGCCGAAAGTGCATTTGGCCCTGTGATCAAGCAGTAGTTCCAACTTAGAACATATCAACATATATTTGTGGAAGATATTAATCGAGTATGGTGATTACTACTAATTGGCCGACCTTTAGGGAGGCCTTCTATATGATGGTAAATTGTAGTTTGTCAGTCACAAAGTTTGTACAAAAACTTTGAAATTGGTTTTTTATATTCCACAATTTCTCAAAATTAAGACTAATCGTGACATTATTGATCAAATTGATCACGAATTTCCTCCAgatacaatcattcaaacaaattACCAGGCAAAAACTATTCAATTTCActatcttcttcattcaaaaaaaaagaagaaaaaacaattttCAATTTTGAATACCCATATCAAAGAGTGTATTGCAGCAAACCTACTTCAATTTCATTAATAAGAAACAATagtattctctattttaacttGAGTAAATCTCGACAAAATTCAGACTTCATTACCAGTAAAACGGGTGGTGAAGACGATCTTTCGAAGTTGGTTTATCTTGCCGGCCCATACCCACAAGGCTGACC comes from Papaver somniferum cultivar HN1 chromosome 7, ASM357369v1, whole genome shotgun sequence and encodes:
- the LOC113293131 gene encoding S-type anion channel SLAH1-like, which encodes MDDIRKPHNQIELVIDSSIITNTQTAAPCQQELSFINKKHYSSSFSILTRIHAGYFRISLPLCTQALLWKTFGDQPNDQDPQMFHGLLHAFPRAAFVLLWCLALTTLLSLSFLYILKCFYHFKMVKSEYCHHVGVNYLFAPWTSWLLLLQTSPFLAPKTIYFAALWWIFILPVVVLDLKIYGQWFTKGKRFLSAVANPTSQLTVIGNLVGARVAAEMGWKESAICIFSLGMAHYLVLFVTLYQRLGGKDRLPVMLNPVYFLFFATPSMASLAWYSITGTFDAMSKMLFFLSLFLFASLVSRPNLFKKSMKRFNIVWWAYSFPLTMLALASIKYSREVKSSVSHGLMLVLSATPFAVFLGLFVYSALNSSCNF